The genome window GCGTGGCCGTGCTCGATGACTGCTCCATCGAGTTCGAGAGCGGCGTCATCACCCGGCTTGGCCAGACTCGAAAGACCGTGCCCATTCCGGCTCGCGCGGCCATCAAGGATGTCCGGCTCCAGGAGCTGCATGGCCGACCGCTGGGGGCGATCCTCTTCAGGCTCGGATTGGTCACCCCCGAGGAGGTTGCTCGGGCCCTCGAAAGGCAGAAGACGCGTTATGGTGTCATCGGCCAGATGTTGACGGAGCTGGCGTTCGTCACCGAGAGCGAAATCGAGTTTGCCCTGGCGATCCAGGCTGGCCGCGGTGCAGAAGAGGAGCCGGACAAGGAGGTGACGGTCATCGACGGCCGCGGCACGCTGGTGACCCCGGGGCTGGTGAACACCCACCACCACCTGTTCCAATCGCTGACCCGCTGCAGGACCGACGTTCAGGCGGCGACGTTGTTCAGCTGGCTGACGACGCTGTACCCAATCTGGCGCGGGTTGTGCTACGACGATCTGCGGCAGGCGGCAGCGGTCAGTCTGGCAGAGCTTGTCGTCAGCGGTTGCACGACCACCAGCGATCATCATTACCTGTTCCCCAACGGCAGCGATGTGCGGCTCGAGGCGATCCTCGAAGCCGCCGAACAGGTGGGCATCCGCATTCACGCCTGCCGAGGCAGCATGAGCACGGGGCGATCGGCCGGTGGGCTTCCGCCCGACGAATGCGTCGAGAACGAGGAGAGCATTCTGGCCGACTGCCAGCATGCCCTGCTTCGTTTCCACGACGCCAGGCCGATGTCCATGCGCCGGATCGACCTGGCTCCCTGTTCGCCGTTCAACATCACGCCGGAACTGTTCGACGAGACACGGGTGCTGGCTGCCGAACACCATGTTCTACTGCACACCCATGCGGCCGAGACCCTTGACGAGGAGCGGTTCTGCCTGGAACGGTTCGAAGTACGACCGATCGAGTACCTTCACCGGCACGAGTGGCTGGCGGACAATGTCTACCTGGCCCACTGCGTGCATTTGAATGATCGGGAGATCCGCCTTCTGGCGGAGACGCATACCGGCGTGGCCCATTGCCCGTCATCCAACATGCGGCTGGCCAGCGGGGTGGCACCGATCCGGAAGATGCTTGACGCGGGCGTCAAGGTCGGCCTTGCCGTGGACGGCAGTAGCAGTAATGATGGCGGCAGTATCCTCGCGGAGGCCCGACAGGCCCTGCTGCTCCAGCGGGTCGGCGGCAACCCCGCCGGTATGACCGCCCAAGAGGCGTTCCGCCTGGTGACCGCCGGCGGCGCGGCGGTACTGAACCGCAAGGAGCTGGGCAGGATCGAGCCAGGCTGCGCCGCCGACCTGGCCCTCTTTGATCTCAGCGACGTAGCCTTCGCCGGTGCCATCGCCCAGGATCCGATCGGAGCGTTGATACTGGCCCAGCCGCCCCGGCCACGCGACGTGTTCGTCGCCGGCAAGCGGGTGGTTGAAGCTGGTCGGCTCTGTACCCTGGACGGCCTCCGGCTCGTGGCGGACTTCAACCGCCTGGTGCAACGGAAGTACCGGGCGTAGTTGCCGACGGATGACCATCAGCGGATGGTGGTGTGCCGTCGAAAACCGTCGGCGGTGGATGGGCGGTCTCAGACCTGGAGGTGCACGCATGATTCAGACACGGCGTGAAGTACTGGCGGGAGCGGCGGCCGTGACGGCCGGGCTGGCCATCGGGACCCAGATCCGCCAAGCGGTCGCCGAAGCCAGAGCATCCGGCGTCAAAGTGAGCATGTGCGACTGGTCCCTGGGCAAGACCACCCCGGAGGCTTTCCCCCTGGCCAAAGAGATCGGCCTTCAGGGAGTCCAGGTCAGCCTGGGCAGTCCGGAGAACAGACTCTGGCTGCGGCAGCCCAGAATCCAGGAGGAGTACCTTGAGGCCTCACGCAAGTCCGGCGTGGCCATCTCCTCGCTGGCCATGGGACTGCTCAATGAGATACCGCTCATGTCCGAACCGAGGGCGGCCATCTGGGCGGCCGACGCCATCGAGGCGGCCAAGGCCCTGAAGGTGCAGGTCATCCTGCTGGCCTTTTTTGGCCACGGCGAACTCAAGGAGGACAACGCGACCGACATGCGCCGGGTGACCGAAGTCCTGCAGGAACTAGCCCCGCGAGCGGAGAAAGCCGGCGTCATCCTCGGCATCGAGAGCTACATGTCGGCCGAGGGGCATCTGAAGATCCTCGACCAGGTTCGCTCGGACGCCGTCCAGGTCTACTACGATTTCTTCAACTCCCACGCCACCAAGGGCTACGATTTCGTCAAGGAGGTCAAGCTCCTGGGCCGCAAACGCATCTGCGAGGTGCATTACAAGGAAGGCCGCCATCTGCTGGGTGCCAGCGGCAAGCCCGACTGGCCGACCGTCGTCAAGGTCCTGAAGGAAATCGGATACGATCGCTGGGCCACACTGGAAACCTCGAGTCCCAGCGGAAACATGGTCGCCGATACACGCAGGAACCTAGAATACGTCCGGAAGCTCTGGGCGGGGTAGCTCTCTCAGCGGCCGGCATTCGGTCGTCGGATCTCCCTGAACGGGCCACGGTCCCATCCCGAAGGAGAAATGCCAGACGCCCAGACGGCGTGAGGAGTGTCGCTCATGATTCGAGGCATATGCGGGTTCGCGATGTTGCTGGTGACGGCCCCCACCGTGTCCGCTCTGAAGCCTGGAGACGCGCCCCCAGCGACCCAGGCCAAGAACCAGGAGGGCAAGACCGTCGACCTGGGCGGTCTGTACGGCCATCGGCCGGTTGTCCTGTTCTTCTACCCCAAGTCCTTCACCTCCGGCTGCACGGTCGAGGTCCAGGCCTTCCGCGACGCCGACAAGGACCTGCGCGCCTTCGACGCTGCCGTCTTTGGCGTGTCTTGTGACGAACAGGACACTCAGCACAAGTTCTGCGACTCCTATAGACTCAAGTATGATCTTCTGGCCGACAAGGAAGGTGTCGTCGCCAAGGCCTTCGACATCCCTGTGAACAACGGCCTCAGCGCCCGCTGGACGGTGGTCATCGGCCGGACCGGCAAGGTGCTCCTGATCGACTCGAACGTGAGCAAGGACATCAAGGGACACCCCGCGAAGGTCGTCTCCGCTCTGAAGCAGGACTGGGAGCAGTACGTCGCCGGGTTCAAGCCGCTCTTCAACCGCAAGGACCTGGAAGGCTGGAAAGCGATCGCCGCCGAATCGGACACCTGGAAGGTAGTCAACGCCGAACTCCACTGCACCGGCAAGCCAACCTGCTACGTCCGCACCAAGGCGAGCCACAAGGACTACAAGCTGCTCCTGGAGTTCATGTATCCCGAGAAACTCGGCAACGCTGGCGTTCTGGTGCACATCAACGGCGAGGACAAGGTCTGGCCCCAGTCGATCGAGCCGAACCTGAACGTCGATCAGATGGGCAAGATCTACCTCATCGGCGGTGCATCTCTCGAGTACCTGAAGGACAATCCCTCGGCCAAGGTCGACATTCCCCCCGGCGTGTGGCACCGCTACGAGATCACCTGCAAGGGTGACACGATCCGCCTGGCGCTCAACGGTGTCGTGGTGAACGAGTGCAGGAAGGCGTCTCCGTCCTCCGGTACGATCGGCCTCCAATCCGAAGGTGTCCCCATCCGCTTCCGGACGATCGCGGTCAAGTCCCTGGTTCAGTAGTATTCAGGACAGGTCACCTGGCCGCCTGCCCTCGGCGTCCCCGTTTGACGACGGAGGTGGGCGCATCCTAGCACGCCAGCTTCCTGAACTCGCGCACCCGATGAAGGGTGATTAGATTGCCATCGTGGGCTGACTTGGCGTTTTCATCCCCGAAGCGGCTAAGAATCATCAGATCCCCGCCGTCAATCACCATGCTTGCGTAGCTGCGGGCCTGCTTGGCCGACTTGCCTCGCGTGACCAGGCCGGCAAACACCCAATCGACGCAGTTCTTCGAGAAATGCAGTTGAAGCCGGTGACGCTCCTGGTTCGGGATGGCAAAACGGTCCGCCGGCCGCCGGTCGGCTCGGGTCATGCTGTCCGTCGCCTGATTGCTGACCACCCAGTGAAGCCGGGTCTGCTCGTCGTAGAGGATGGGGAACTTGAGTTGGCCCCCCGGCAAGGGAACGAACGCGGCAAACCGTCCCGACGGCATCTTCTCCAACTGCGTGGTCGTCGTCTCCGCCAAAACCAGCAATCCAAGCCCGCTTGCTGCTCGCACGAATACAGGCGAGAAAGACCCGGCTTATTCATGATGTTTCTGAAAACTCCGGGTCAGCAGCTGTCCCGGCTTCGCCTGTCTTTGACCGAAATCCAATAACGCGAGGTATCTACCCCGAACAAGAAGTGGTAGGATAGAACCAGGATTCGCCGACTTCGCACCTCGTGGTCACGACGGGTGTCTCCGTCGGATCCGAGTGCGATCACCCGGCAGGATTTGAGACGATCGCGGCTTTTGTCTAGC of Phycisphaerae bacterium contains these proteins:
- a CDS encoding sugar phosphate isomerase/epimerase, whose amino-acid sequence is MIQTRREVLAGAAAVTAGLAIGTQIRQAVAEARASGVKVSMCDWSLGKTTPEAFPLAKEIGLQGVQVSLGSPENRLWLRQPRIQEEYLEASRKSGVAISSLAMGLLNEIPLMSEPRAAIWAADAIEAAKALKVQVILLAFFGHGELKEDNATDMRRVTEVLQELAPRAEKAGVILGIESYMSAEGHLKILDQVRSDAVQVYYDFFNSHATKGYDFVKEVKLLGRKRICEVHYKEGRHLLGASGKPDWPTVVKVLKEIGYDRWATLETSSPSGNMVADTRRNLEYVRKLWAG
- a CDS encoding DUF1080 domain-containing protein, with the protein product MIRGICGFAMLLVTAPTVSALKPGDAPPATQAKNQEGKTVDLGGLYGHRPVVLFFYPKSFTSGCTVEVQAFRDADKDLRAFDAAVFGVSCDEQDTQHKFCDSYRLKYDLLADKEGVVAKAFDIPVNNGLSARWTVVIGRTGKVLLIDSNVSKDIKGHPAKVVSALKQDWEQYVAGFKPLFNRKDLEGWKAIAAESDTWKVVNAELHCTGKPTCYVRTKASHKDYKLLLEFMYPEKLGNAGVLVHINGEDKVWPQSIEPNLNVDQMGKIYLIGGASLEYLKDNPSAKVDIPPGVWHRYEITCKGDTIRLALNGVVVNECRKASPSSGTIGLQSEGVPIRFRTIAVKSLVQ
- a CDS encoding 8-oxoguanine deaminase, which translates into the protein MKTRIDHALVVTPRDKGVAVLDDCSIEFESGVITRLGQTRKTVPIPARAAIKDVRLQELHGRPLGAILFRLGLVTPEEVARALERQKTRYGVIGQMLTELAFVTESEIEFALAIQAGRGAEEEPDKEVTVIDGRGTLVTPGLVNTHHHLFQSLTRCRTDVQAATLFSWLTTLYPIWRGLCYDDLRQAAAVSLAELVVSGCTTTSDHHYLFPNGSDVRLEAILEAAEQVGIRIHACRGSMSTGRSAGGLPPDECVENEESILADCQHALLRFHDARPMSMRRIDLAPCSPFNITPELFDETRVLAAEHHVLLHTHAAETLDEERFCLERFEVRPIEYLHRHEWLADNVYLAHCVHLNDREIRLLAETHTGVAHCPSSNMRLASGVAPIRKMLDAGVKVGLAVDGSSSNDGGSILAEARQALLLQRVGGNPAGMTAQEAFRLVTAGGAAVLNRKELGRIEPGCAADLALFDLSDVAFAGAIAQDPIGALILAQPPRPRDVFVAGKRVVEAGRLCTLDGLRLVADFNRLVQRKYRA